A window of Maniola hyperantus chromosome 26, iAphHyp1.2, whole genome shotgun sequence contains these coding sequences:
- the LOC117994243 gene encoding histone H2A yields MSGRGKGGKVKGKVKSRSNRAGLQFPVGRIHRLLRKGNYAERVGAGAPVYLAAVMEYLAAEVLELAGNAARDNKKTRIIPRHLQLAIRNDEELNKLLSGVTIAQGGVLPNIQAVLLPKKTEKKA; encoded by the coding sequence ATGTCCGGGCGTGGCAAAGGCGGCAAAGTTAAGGGAAAGGTCAAGTCTCGCTCGAACCGTGCCGGTCTACAGTTTCCCGTCGGACGTATTCACCGGCTGCTGAGGAAGGGCAACTACGCTGAACGCGTCGGTGCCGGCGCGCCCGTTTACCTCGCGGCCGTGATGGAGTACCTGGCCGCTGAAGTTCTCGAGTTGGCCGGCAACGCGGCGCGCGACAACAAGAAGACCAGGATCATACCCAGGCATCTCCAGCTGGCCATCCGCAACGACGAGGAACTGAACAAGCTCCTCTCTGGCGTGACTATCGCACAGGGTGGCGTGTTGCCGAACATCCAAGCTGTCCTGTTGCCCAAGAAGACCGAGAAGAAGGCTTAA
- the LOC117994234 gene encoding histone H1-like, giving the protein MSDSAVASEAPAPATPAKKPKASAGAGGAAAKKPKAKPTHPKTSEMVNSAIKELKERSGSSLQAIKKYIAAQYKVDAEKMAPFIRKYLKSAVESGALIQTKGKGASGSFKLESKSSASKKPAGGGKGAAASAASARAKKAASTAAAAGARGGKKAASAAAAAASSPSRAKTAAATARDKKAAAAKRKKPAAKKTSVAAASPAKAKGAASKAKKTAKPPTKKPKAPKPKKAAPKTKPAAKKAAAAKK; this is encoded by the coding sequence ATGTCAGACTCCGCAGTCGCATCCGAAGCACCCGCCCCGGCGACACCCGCGAAGAAGCCCAAGGCCTCCGCGGGCGCCGGCGGCGCCGCCGCCAAGAAGCCGAAGGCGAAGCCCACCCACCCGAAGACGTCCGAGATGGTGAACAGCGCCATCAAGGAGCTCAAGGAGAGGAGCGGCTCCTCGCTGCAGGCCATCAAGAAGTACATCGCCGCCCAGTACAAGGTAGACGCTGAGAAGATGGCGCCTTTCATCAGGAAGTACCTGAAGAGCGCCGTCGAGTCCGGCGCGCTGATCCAGACCAAGGGCAAGGGTGCGTCGGGCTCGTTCAAGCTCGAGTCGAAGTCGTCCGCGTCCAAGAAGCCCGCCGGCGGCGGCAAGGGCGCCGCCGCGTCCGCCGCCTCCGCCAGGGCCAAGAAGGCCGCCTCCACCGCGGCCGCGGCCGGCGCCAGGGGTGGCAAGAAGGCCGCCTCCGCCGCCGCGGCGGCCGCCTCGTCCCCGTCGAGGGCGAAGACCGCCGCCGCGACCGCCAGGGACAAGAAGGCCGCCGCGGCCAAGAGGAAGAAGCCCGCCGCGAAGAAGACGTCCGTCGCCGCCGCGTCCCCGGCCAAGGCCAAGGGCGCCGCCTCCAAGGCGAAGAAGACTGCCAAACCGCCCACGAAGAAACCGAAAGCGCCGAAACCGAAGAAGGCCGCGCCCAAGACTAAACCCGCCGCCAAGAAGGCCGCCGCTGCAAAAAAGTAA
- the LOC117994238 gene encoding histone H3, translating to MARTKQTARKSTGGKAPRKQLATKAARKSAPATGGVKKPHRYRPGTVALREIRRYQKSTELLIRKLPFQRLVREIAQDFKTDLRFQSSAVMALQEASEAYLVGLFEDTNLCAIHAKRVTIMPKDIQLARRIRGERA from the coding sequence ATGGCTCGTACGAAGCAGACCGCTCGTAAGTCCACCGGTGGTAAGGCGCCTCGCAAGCAGCTGGCCACCAAGGCTGCACGCAAGAGCGCTCCCGCCACCGGCGGCGTGAAGAAGCCTCATCGCTACAGACCTGGAACTGTGGCGCTTCGTGAGATCCGTCGCTACCAGAAGAGCACCGAACTCCTGATCCGCAAGCTTCCGTTCCAGCGGCTGGTGCGCGAGATAGCTCAGGACTTCAAGACCGACCTCCGCTTCCAGAGCTCCGCCGTGATGGCCCTGCAGGAGGCCAGCGAGGCGTATCTGGTCGGACTATTCGAAGACACCAACCTCTGCGCCATCCACGCTAAGCGAGTTACCATCATGCCAAAGGACATTCAGCTGGCGCGCAGGATCAGGGGCGAACGCGCCTAA
- the LOC117994246 gene encoding histone H2B translates to MPPKTSGKAAKKSGKAQKNISKSDKKKKKHKRKESYAIYIYKVLKQVHPDTGISSKAMSIMNSFVNDIFERIAAEASRLAHYNKRSTITSREVQTSVRLLLPGELAKHAVSEGTKAVTKYTSSK, encoded by the coding sequence ATGCCACCCAAGACTAGCGGTAAGGCAGCCAAGAAATCCGGCAAGGCCCAGAAGAATATCTCCAAGTCTgacaagaaaaagaagaagcacAAGAGGAAGGAGAGCTACGCTATTTACATCTACAAGGTGCTCAAGCAGGTCCACCCCGACACCGGTATCTCCAGTAAGGCTATGTCGATCATGAACTCGTTCGTGAACGACATATTTGAGCGCATCGCCGCCGAGGCCTCCCGTCTCGCCCACTACAACAAGAGATCGACGATCACCTCCAGGGAGGTGCAGACCTCTGTGAGACTACTGCTGCCGGGAGAGCTGGCCAAGCACGCGGTCAGTGAAGGCACAAAGGCCGTCACCAAGTACACCAGCTCGAAGTAA
- the LOC138404222 gene encoding histone H4, whose amino-acid sequence MTGRGKGGKGLGKGGAKRHRKVLRDNIQGITKPAIRRLARRGGVKRISGLIYEETRGVLKVFLENVIRDAVTYTEHAKRKTVTAMDVVYALKRQGRTLYGFGG is encoded by the coding sequence ATGACCGGACGCGGTAAAGGCGGCAAGGGATTGGGGAAAGGTGGTGCCAAGCGTCACAGGAAAGTGCTGCGTGACAACATCCAAGGTATCACGAAGCCGGCCATCCGTCGTCTGGCACGCAGAGGTGGTGTGAAACGTATATCCGGTCTGATATACGAGGAGACCCGCGGCGTGTTGAAAGTGTTCCTGGAGAACGTGATCCGCGACGCCGTCACATACACTGAGCACGCCAAGAGGAAGACCGTCACCGCCATGGACGTCGTTTACGCTCTGAAACGTCAGGGTCGCACCCTGTACGGCTTCGGAGGTTAA